In the genome of Sander vitreus isolate 19-12246 chromosome 13, sanVit1, whole genome shotgun sequence, one region contains:
- the LOC144528257 gene encoding short transient receptor potential channel 2-like, producing the protein MENLTPEQWREIMNRKMQFPPELIGAIQEGNAEMLFGLLKTGDGIIRQLDESEDRQWRDALNLSIRLGNESCMDALLHGVKFDFRQIHEALLVAVDTNQPKVVKRLLDRLDQEKGNKMDVRSFSQAIFDHSIDNSQFAPGVTPLTLACQKDLYDIVNMLTQKGHVIPWPHKISCACLECSNGRQYDLLKFSLSRINTYRGIASRAYLSITSDDAMLRAFGLSRELRKLSQKEPEFKPQYLGLEEVCQEFAVELLGMCRNQSEVTTILNSCGNESQDSLEQQAFEEGIPNLSRLRLAVNYNQKQFVAHPICQQVLSSIWCGNLSGWRGSRTAFKLFVSIGIFLTMPLLCLVYWTAPKSKVGKILKIPVIKFLLHSASYLWFLITLLGESITMELYRDKFASRQQDILHSSFHMVWVVGFFWYECKEVWIEGLRSYFLDWWNCLDVMVLSMYLASFALRVLIMLKGYFLCHDYNGTEECIYFTQTVRKDWHHEDPQLIAEVLFAVTSLLSFTRLAYILPAHESLGTLQISIGKMIDDMMRFMFILMIIGTAFLCGINNVYVPYVTSPHLGRFNETFHFLFWTMFGMANQEYVDMPQYVVAEFVGRVLYGIFTLIIVIVLLNMLVAMITNSFQKIEDDADVEWKFARSKLYLSYFREGLTMPVPFNIIPSPKAVFYILRGIFRRICCCCNFNSENKYPPIDSMTIDKGCEDSQLPYRQQVIKALVQRYIESACREFEETKRKDIGNRITLLTKTVCKMHSDMKVVQQLLMAEGHPANGALTNDGSSFLGKYITGAKSNFIDFNSRDDKNESLKVTFHHEEEGVDKENVQSDTKQESDALQNQVGECEAEGSQQVTDCDVVKMEEGRAKTEPGDKKETEKKEQVEADTNENTDTEVKEEVVGGTSFNHVKEKAEATQDEAKKRREGELLTGVKVGEKHTETQNDRMEAKWIKGGNFEHNVAETSGVRKPVANKMIPSPTGSSSSQDTGFGSQEGDGSFDGTLVRP; encoded by the exons ATGGAAAACCTCACG CCAGAACAATGGCGCGAGATTATGAACAGGAAGATGCAGTTCCCTCCGGAGCTCATTGGTGCCATTCAGGAGGGAAACGCAGAGATGCTGTTTGGACTGTTGAAGACCGGTGATGGCATCATCCGCCAGCTGGATGAGTCTGAGGATCGCCAGTGGAGGGATGCCCTCAACCTGTCCATCCGCCTGGGCAACGAGAGTTGCATGGACGCCCTCCTCCACGGGGTCAAGTTTGACTTCCGGCAGATTCACGAGGCCCTGCTCGTCGCTGTCGACACCAACCAGCCCAAAGTGGTGAAGCGCCTGCTGGACCGCCTGGACCAGGAGAAAGGCAACAAGATGGACGTGCGCTCCTTCTCTCAGGCCATCTTTGACCACTCTATTGACAACTCCCAGTTTGCCCCTGGTGTGACACCTCTGACCTTAGCCTGCCAGAAAGACCTGTATGATATAGTCAACATGCTCACCCAAAAAGGTCATGTCATCCCGTGGCCACATAAGATATCCTGTGCCTGTCTGGAGTGTAGTAACGGCCGGCAGTATGACCTGCTCAAGTTCTCCTTGTCTCGTATCAACACCTACCGTGGCATCGCCAGCCGCGCCTACCTGTCCATCACCTCCGATGATGCCATGCTCAGAGCTTTCGGTCTCAGCAGAGAGCTCCGCAAGCTCTCACAAAAAGAGCCAGAGTTCAAG CCTCAGTACCTGGGCCTGGAGGAGGTTTGTCAGGAGTTTGCCGTTGAGTTGCTGGGCATGTGTCGCAACCAGAGCGAGGTGACCACCATCCTGAACAGCTGTGGAAACGAGAGCCAGGACTCCTTAGAGCAGCAGGCCTTTGAGGAGGGAATCCCCAACCTGTCACGTCTGCGGCTTGCTGTCAACTACAACCAGAAGCAG TTTGTGGCCCACCCAATCTGCCAGCAGGTGCTGTCTTCTATCTGGTGTGGGAACCTGTCCGGCTGGAGAGGCAGCAGGACGGCCTTTAAGCTGTTTGTCTCAATAGGGATCTTTCTCACCATGCCTCTCCTCTGCCTCGTCTACTGGACCGCACCCAAGTCAAAG GTAGGAAAGATACTAAAGATTCCTGTGATCAAGTTTCTCCTCCACTCAGCCTCCTATCTGTGGTTTCTCATCACGTTACTCGGAGAATCAATAACAATGGAGTTGTATCGAGACAAATTTGCTTCCCGGCAGCAGGACATCCTGCACAGCTCCTTCCACATGGTGTGGGTGGTCG GATTCTTCTGGTATGAGTGTAAGGAAGTGTGGATCGAGGGGCTGCGGAGTTACTTCCTGGACTGGTGGAACTGCTTGGACGTGATGGTGCTCAGCATGTACCTGGCATCTTTTGCGTTACGTGTGCTTATCATGCTCAAAGGTTACTTCCTCTGCCATGATTATAACGGCACAGAGGAGTGTATCTACTTCACTCAGACTG TGCGCAAGGACTGGCATCACGAGGACCCCCAGCTGATTGCGGAGGTGCTGTTTGCAGTGACCAGTTTGTTGAGCTTCACACGGCTGGCGTACATACTGCCAGCACATGAGTCTCTGGGAACTCTGCAGATCTCCATAGGGAAGATGATTGATGATATGATGCG atttaTGTTTATATTGATGATCATTGGAACGGCCTTCCTCTGTGGCATCAACAATGTATATGTTCCTTATGTCACCTCTCCACATCTTGGCAG GTTTAATGAGACGTTCCACTTCTTATTCTGGACCATGTTTGGCATGGCCAACCAGGAGTACGTGGACATGCCACAGTATGTGGTGGCAGAGTTTGTAGGAAGGGTTCTGTACGGCATCTTCACACTCATCATCGTCATCGTCCTGCTCAACATGCTCGTTGCCATGATCACCAACTCCTTTCAGAAAATTGAG GATGATGCAGATGTTGAGTGGAAATTTGCCAGGTCGAAGCTGTACCTCAGTTACTTCAGAGAGGGCCTCACCATGCCTGTGCCCTTCAACATCATCCCCTCACCCAAAGCTGTCTTTTACATCTTAAG GGGTATCTTTAGACgaatctgctgctgctgcaatttTAATTCTGAGAACAAATATCCCCCGATAGACTCTATG ACCATTGATAAGGGATGTGAAGACAGCCAGTTACCTTACCGGCAGCAGGTGATCAAAGCTCTGGTGCAACGCTACATTGAGTCAGCTTGCAGGGAGTTCGAGGAAACCAAGAGGAAAG ATATCGGTAATCGGATCACTCTGCTGACCAAAACAGTCTGCAAGATGCACAGTGATATGAAAGTGGTCCAGCAGCTTCTGATGGCTGAGGGACACCCGGCAAATGGCGCATTGACCAATGATGGCTCCTCCTTTCTGGGAAAATACATCACTGGTGCCAAGAGCAATTTCATAGATTTTAACAGCAGAGATGACAAAAATGAATCACTTAAAGTGACATTCCACCATGAAGAGGAAGGGGTGGATAAAGAAAATGTCCAATCGGATACAAAACAGGAGTCAGACGCACTGCAGAATCAGGTGGGCGAATGTGAAGCAGAGGGATCACAGCAGGTAACAGACTGTGATGTGGTGAAAATGGAGGAGGGCAGAGCTAAAACAGAACCAGGAGATAAGAAGGAAACTGAGAAAAAAGAGCAGGTGGAAGCAGACACAAATGAAAATACTGATACTGAAGTGAAAGAGGAGGTGGTGGGAGGGACAAGTTTTAATCATGTTAAAGAAAAAGCCGAGGCCACACAGgatgaggcaaaaaaaagaagggaaggaGAGCTACTCACAGGGGTGAAGGTGggtgaaaaacacacagagacacaaaatgacagaATGGAGGCAAAATGGATAAAGGGTGGAAATTTTGAGCATAATGTAGCAGAGACGTCGGGTGTCAGAAAACCTGTAGCTAACAAAATGATTCCCTCGCCaacaggcagcagcagctctcAGGACACAGGTTTTGGTTCCCAAGAAGGGGATGGGTCGTTTGACGGGACACTAGTGAGACCGTAA
- the rb1 gene encoding retinoblastoma-associated protein: MPPKKRNSGTTQSKELKSAESASPDKKESPKLTLSAKKHRDKDAEFVTLCKSLHVTDLVCDRAWTLWKTVQDSMNEIADREKRVWGACLFVSGADMDVTCFTLTQVLKAVSLNVTQFVDLVRKLDVNMDTISTKVNSALTRLEKKYNVTLALYQRFEKTCKKIFALVSDDQERETMRSCWTMFLLAKGRALQMEDDLVISFQLLLCTLESFIKRCPPDLLQPLYKSAIGKVQSPPTRTSRRNQSKAKFRPPEPEVDLQLLKTLCEENECNAEEVKNVYQTSFSTFLDSLDFSRSSDFPQANDLNQQYEEHYLKSRDIDGRLFFDGDETVLLPKVEISQVERTPKKNLPDEEVLIPPQTPIRAAMTSIQQLRGDLTSSGDQPSTNLATYFKNCTVDPTQAVLKRLETLGQAFSQRFGQAVGPRCVVLGWQRFKLGVRLYYKVMEAMLKSEEKRLSVQNFSKLLNDSTFHTSLLACALEVVMATYGESSFKTGGYNHGCGDPVETDVCFPWILDVVNLAAFDFYKVIESFIKAEPTLSKDIVKHLETCENLIMERIAWRTDSPLFELLTQEHEGGAAEQVETPASFSQPLQHNHTAADLYLSPMRPGLRVLPPESPATPSSQAASQPTAQPAGQTPHHPKSNSLSLFYKKLYRLAYTRLKILCSYLLSSHPELEPIIWTLFQHTLQHEHELMRDRHLDQLMMSAMYAICKVKSVDLRFKTIVTAYKNMPNTNQETFKHVLITEGHYDSIIVFYNQVFMQKLKTNILQYASTRPPTLSPIPQIPCSPYKFPNSPLRVPGSNNVYISPLKSPRMSPGIMTPRSRMLVSIGESFGLSNRFQKINQMVNSSDRSFKRTLDLGSTPKPLKRLRFDVDGQDEADGSKSGGDSTLIQKLAEMSSTRSRMQEQKMKEDAERKE; this comes from the exons ATGCCACCTAAAAAGCGCAACTCTGGGACAACACAGAGCAAGGAGCTGAAGAGTGCTGAAAGTGCCTCTCCAGACAAGAAGGAGAGTCCAAAATTAACGTTATCTGCTAAAAA ACACAGAGACAAGGATGCTGAGTTTGTGACCCTGTGTAAGAGCCTTCATGTGACAGACCTGGTGTGTGACCGTGCCTGGACGCTGTGGAAAACTGTTCAAGATTCCATGAATGAAATAgct GACCGTGAGAAAAGGGTCTGGGGggcttgtctgtttgtgtctggggCAGACATGGATGTCACCTGTTTCACCTTAACTCAGGTTCTGAAAGCAGTCAGTCTAAA TGTAACGCAGTTTGTGGATCTGGTGAGGAAGTTAGATGTAAACATGGATACCATAAGTACAAAGGTGAATTCAGCACTGACACGACTGGAGAAGAAGTAtaacgtgacgctggctctctACCAGCGGTTTGAGAA aaCATGCAAAAAAATCTTTGCTTTGGTTTCTGATGACCA GGAGAGGGAGACCATGCGGAGCTGCTGGACAATGTTTCTTTTGGCCAAAG GAAGGGCCTTGCAGATGGAGGATGACCTGGTCATCTCATTCCAGTTGCTGCTTTGTACACTGGAGTCATTCATCAAGCGCTGCCCTCCAGACCTTCTGCAGCCTCTTTACA aaTCAGCTATCGGCAAAGTTCAGAGCCCTCCAACACGAACATCACGCCGCAACCAGAGCAAAGCCAAATTCCGACCTCCGGAGCCGGAGGTGGATTTGCAGCTTCTCAAAACCTTGTGCGAAGAGAATGAATGCAATGCAGAAGAG GTGAAGAATGTATACCAGACCAGTTTCTCGACTTTCCTGGACTCGCTGGATTTTTCGAGATCTTCAGATTTTCCTCAG GCGAATGACCTCAACCAACAATATGAAGAGCACTACCTCAAGAGTAGAGACATCGATGGACGGCTGTTTTTTGATGGAGATGAGACAGTTCTTCTGCCTAAAGTCGAAAT ATCACAGGTGGAGAGAACGCCGAAAAAGAACCTGCCAGATGAAGAAGTACTCATCCCTCCCCAGACTCCAATCAG aGCTGCCATGACCTCCATCCAGCAGTTGAGGGGTGATCTCACCTCCAGTGGGGATCAGCCATCTACTAACCTGGCTACATATTTCAAA AATTGTACCGTGGACCCAACGCAGGCTGTGCTGAAGCGGTTGGAGACACTCGGACAGGCGTTCAGCCAAAGGTTTGGTCAGGCAGTCGGCCCGCGCTGTGTAGTACTTGGTTGGCAG agATTTAAACTCGGTGTCAGACTGTATTATAAAGTCATGGAGGCAATGCTAAAATCG GAAGAGAAGCGactgtctgtacaaaatttcaG TAAACTCCTCAATGACTCCACATTCCACACATCACTGCTGGCCTGTGCTTTGGAGGTGGTGATGGCAACATATGGAG AGAGCAGTTTTAAAACTGGGGGATACAACCATGGTTGTGGTGATCCAGTTGAAACGGACGTGTGTTTCCCCTGGATATTGGATGTGGTCAACCTGGCTGCTTTTGACTTCTATAAAGTCATTGAGAGTTTCATCAAGGCCGAGCCCACTCTGAGCAAAGATATCGTCAAACATCTGGAGACCTGCGAGAACCTCATCATGGAGAGGATTGCATGGAGGACG GACTCCCCGCTGTTTGAGCTGCTGACACAGGAGCATGAGGGCGGAGCAGCAGAGCAGGTGGAGACCCCAGCCAGTTTCAGCCAACCACTGCAGCACAACCACACCGCAGCTGACCT ATACCTGTCCCCAATGCGTCCAGGCCTTCGTGTCTTGCCTCCCGAGTCCCCGGCCACGCCCAGCTCTCAAGCTGCCTCTCAGCCTACGGCCCAGCCTGCCGGCCAGACTCCACATCACCCAAAGTCCAACTCTCTCAGCCTCTtctataaaaaat TATACCGCCTGGCCTACACGAGGCTGAAGATACTCTGCTCCTACCTGCTGTCCTCCCACCCTGAACTGGAGCCCATCATATGGACCCTGTTCCAGCACACTCTGCAGCACGAGCACGAGCTGATGAGAGACCGCCACCTCGACCAG TTGATGATGTCAGCCATGTATGCCATATGTAAAGTGAAGAGCGTTGATCTGCGCTTTAAGACCATTGTCACAGCGTACAAGAACATGCCCAACACCAACCAGGAG ACCTTTAAGCATGTGTTGATCACTGAGGGCCACTATGACTCCATCATTGTCTTCTACAACCAAGTGTTCATGCAGAAGCTGAAAACCAACATTCTGCAGTATGCGTCTACTAGG ccACCCACTCTCTCTCCAATCCCACAAATACCATGCAGCCCCTACAAGTTCCCCAATTCACCTCTACGAGTGCCTGGGAGCAACAACGTGTATATCTCCCCTCTGAAAAGCCCGCGCATGTCCCCGGGTATCATGACTCCTCGCTCCAG AATGCTGGTATCAATCGGTGAATCTTTCGGG CTGTCCAATCGGTTCCAGAAAATCAACCAGATGGTCAATAGCAGCGATCGGTCCTTTAAGAGGACTCTGGATCTTGGCTCCACTCCAAAGCCTCTGAAGAGGTTACGGTTCGATGTGGACGGGCAAGATGAAGCCGATGGCAG CAAATCTGGAGGAGATTCTACACTGATACAAAAGCTTGCAGAGATGA GCTCCACTCGGAGTCGCATGCAGGAGCAGAAGATGAAGGAGGACGCAGAAAGGAAGGAGTAA
- the LOC144527960 gene encoding lysophosphatidic acid receptor 6-like — translation MLQTYQPGLKMNDSSTQEYNVTQNDMNCNKSDNFKYPLYSWVFSLVFLFGLVFNMVALYIFGCTLKLRNETTTYMINLIVSDSLFVLTLPFRIVYFIKREWVFGSVLCKISVALFYTNMYSSILFLTCISVDRFLAIVYPFRSQTIRTKRNAKVACCAVWVMVLSGSIPTGFLLDTTSPINAKSSSNFCFENYSNKQWKAELSKVVVFIETVGFIIPLMLNVFCSIMVLRTLRKPQNISHGGNNKAKILRMITVHLLIFCFCFIPYNVNLIFYALVRSNIIEGCKAEYVVRTIYPISLCIAVTNCCFDPVIYYFTSETIKSSMKRKSTVWHYGAKLFDRLQMDSTQSSPNTTHKSLTPRTQKSKVFDSESTI, via the coding sequence ATGTTACAAACTTATCAACctggtttaaaaatgaatgacagCAGTACACAAGAATATAACGTCACTCAAAATGACATGAATTGCAACAAGAGTGACAACTTCAAGTACCCTTTGTATAGCTGGGTTTTCAGCCTGGTGTTTTTATTTGGACTTGTCTTCAACATGGTGGCTCTATACATTTTTGGCTGTACACTGAAGCTGCGGAATGAGACCACGACATACATGATAAACCTTATAGTTTCAGACTCTCTCTTTGTCCTGACCCTGCCTTTTCGGATCGTTTACTTTATTAAACGTGAATGGGTATTTGGAAGCGTGCTCTGCAAGATCTCTGTGGCCCTGTTCTACACCAACATGTACAGCAGCATCCTCTTCCTCACCTGTATCAGTGTTGACCGTTTCCTGGCCATTGTGTACCCATTCCGGTCCCAAACAATTCGTACTAAGAGAAATGCCAAAGTGGCCTGCTGTGCAGTGTGGGTGATGGTTCTTTCTGGAAGTATACCCACTGGGTTCCTTTTGGACACCACCTCACCCATAAATGCAAAATCCTCCTCAAACTTCTGCTTTGAAAACTACTCCAACAAACAGTGGAAGGCTGAGCTGTCCAAGGTGGTGGTGTTTATTGAGACTGTGGGCTTCATCATCCCATTGATGCTCAATGTCTTCTGCTCCATCATGGTGCTACGGACACTGAGGAAACCCCAAAACATCAGCCATGGAGGGAACAACAAGGCAAAAATCTTGAGGATGATCACAGTGCATCTGCTCATCTTCTGCTTTTGTTTCATCCCCTACAATGTTAATCTCATCTTCTATGCCCTGGTCCGCTCCAATATCATAGAAGGGTGCAAAGCAGAATATGTGGTCAGAACCATCTACCCCATTAGTCTGTGCATAGCAGTGACCAACTGCTGTTTTGATCCAGTCATATACTATTTCACTTCAGAGACCATTAAGAGCTCCATGAAACGCAAGTCCACAGTATGGCACTACGGTGCCAAGCTGTTCGACAGACTACAGATGGACAGCACACAAAGCAGTCCAAATACAACACACAAAAGCCTGACCCCGCGGACTCAGAAATCCAAAGTGTTTGACAGTGAGTCTACAATCTAA
- the LOC144527891 gene encoding lysophosphatidic acid receptor 6 — translation MELWNMTDTPAKPFSPLSNCTVDTSYRFTFYQVSYSVIFLLGLATNSLALRRLCLSPCTMNSTAIYMVSLSAADLFFVISLPLRIYYYHQKARALSSKTGYQSSWTPGVVYCHLTFTLKYISLYGGIFFLVCIALDRYFAVVHPLASTLRRLRVAQLVSGGIWCLVLGLSVSLPLLRSAAADQHQPCLLDPSSQSHRTIILVALALVLGSFLLPTVLLLCSYCRVLSVLRRPRHRSRSQRHSRRHTLTVIYWVLGIFLLCFVPYHINLLGYTLTHVGLLPHCGLAKMTKAVHPVVLSLASLNCCLNPLIYYFSNSLVNREAPCGGGSGSQ, via the coding sequence ATGGAGCTGTGGAATATGACTGATACGCCAGCCAAGCCATTTTCACCTCTGTCTAATTGCACTGTGGACACGAGCTACCGCTTCACCTTCTATCAAGTGTCCTATAGTGTCATCTTCTTGCTGGGGTTGGCCACCAACAGCCTGGCTCTGCGCAGACTGTGTCTATCTCCATGCACCATGAACAGCACAGCCATTTACATGGTCAGCCTGTCAGCTGCCGACTTGTTTTTTGTAATCTCTCTGCCCCTGAGAATCTACTACTACCACCAAAAGGCCAGAGCCTTGTCCTCCAAGACAGGATACCAATCCAGTTGGACTCCTGGGGTGGTATACTGCCACCTCACTTTCACCCTTAAATACATCAGCCTGTATGGGGGCATCTTCTTCCTAGTTTGCATTGCTTTGGACCGCTACTTTGCTGTAGTGCATCCACTGGCTTCAACACTCCGCAGGCTGCGTGTTGCACAGCTGGTTAGTGGGGGGATCTGGTGCCTAGTGCTCGGGCTCAGTGTGAGTCTGCCTCTGCTGCGCTCTGCAGCAGCTGACCAACACCAGCCCTGTCTGCTGGACCCGTCCTCGCAAAGCCACCGCACAATCATCCTGGTAGCTCTGGCCTTAGTCCTAGGGTCATTTCTGCTGCCCACTGTGCTACTTCTCTGCAGCTACTGCAGAGTGCTGAGTGTGCTTCGACGGCCGAGACACCGCTCCCGCAGCCAGCGCCACAGCCGTCGCCACACTCTCACTGTTATTTACTGGGTGCTAGGCATCTTCCTGCTGTGTTTCGTCCCCTATCACATCAACCTCCTGGGATACACCCTCACACACGTGGGTCTGCTGCCTCATTGTGGCCTGGCCAAGATGACCAAGGCTGTGCACCCCGTGGTGCTATCACTAGCAAGCCTCAACTGCTGCCTAAACCCACTCATCTACTATTTCTCCAACAGCCTGGTGAACAGGGAGGCACCCTGTGGTGGAGGCAGTGGCAGCCAGTGA